A window from Macaca nemestrina isolate mMacNem1 chromosome 8, mMacNem.hap1, whole genome shotgun sequence encodes these proteins:
- the LOC105482253 gene encoding protein FAM110B, producing MPTETLQTGSMVKPVSPAGTFTSAVPLRILNKGPDYFRRQAEPNPKRLSAVERLEADKAKYVKSQEVINAKQEPVKPAVLAKPPVCPAAKRALGSPTLKVFGNHAKTESGVQRENLKLEILKNIINSSEGSSSGSGHKHSSRNWPPHRSDTTDLHRHSFAESLKVYPTQGRGSPQEGGSHVSRRLLEQSAESFLHVSHSSSDIRKVTSVKPLKAIPCSSSAPPLPPKPKIAAIATMKSPEADPVEPACGVSRRPSLQRSKSDLSDRYFRVDADVERFFNYCGLDPEELENLGMENFARANSDIISLNFRSASMISSDCEQSQDSNSDLRNDDSANDRVPYGISAIERNARIIKWLYSIKQARESQKVSHV from the coding sequence ATGCCCACGGAGACCCTACAGACAGGTAGCATGGTGAAGCCGGTCAGCCCCGCGGGCACCTTCACCTCTGCCGTGCCCCTGCGTATCCTGAACAAGGGGCCAGACTACTTCCGCAGGCAGGCCGAGCCCAACCCCAAGAGGCTCAGCGCCGTGGAGAGGCTGGAGGCCGACAAGGCCAAGTACGTCAAGAGCCAGGAGGTGATCAACGCCAAGCAGGAGCCCGTAAAGCCCGCCGTGCTGGCCAAGCCCCCGGTGTGCCCGGCTGCCAAGCGCGCGCTGGGCAGCCCCACGCTCAAAGTATTTGGCAACCACGCCAAGACCGAGAGTGGCGTGCAGAGGGAGAACCTCAAGCTGGAGATCCTGAAGAATATCATCAATAGCTCCGAGGGCTCCAGCTCGGGCTCGGGGCACAAGCACAGCTCCCGCAACTGGCCGCCTCACCGGTCGGACACCACCGACCTGCACCGTCACTCCTTCGCGGAGTCCCTGAAAGTCTATCCCACGCAGGGCCGCGGCAGCCCGCAGGAGGGCGGCTCCCACGTGAGCAGGAGACTGCTGGAGCAGTCAGCCGAGTCCTTCCTCCACGTGTCCCACAGCTCTTCGGACATCCGCAAGGTGACCAGCGTGAAGCCCCTCAAGGCCATCCCCTGCAGTAGCtctgcccctcccctgcctcccaagcCCAAAATCGCAGCCATCGCCACCATGAAGTCCCCCGAGGCCGACCCTGTGGAACCAGCTTGTGGAGTCAGCCGAAGACCCTCCCTCCAGCGGTCTAAGTCAGACTTGAGTGACAGATATTTCCGAGTGGACGCGGACGTAGAGAGGTTCTTCAACTACTGTGGACTGGACCCGGAAGAGCTGGAAAACCTGGGAATGGAAAACTTTGCAAGGGCTAATTCTGACATAATATCCCTCAACTTCCGCAGCGCAAGCATGATCAGCTCAGACTGTGAACAGTCTCAGGACAGTAACAGTGACCTTAGAAATGATGACAGTGCCAATGACCGTGTGCCGTATGGCATTTCTGCCATCGAAAGAAATGCCAGAATCATCAAGTGGTTATATAGCATCAAACAAGCTAGAGAGTCACAGAAGGTCTCCCACGTGTAA